The DNA window CATCACGTTTACATGCTTGATGCatcataaaaaaatgatttgttgcgtactagtagtactagtactcaggtttatttttttgtccgaaaaaataaatattcagTTTGCAAATAAAAACAAGGGAGAAACACACAAGAATCGAATTTTGTTCTAAAAGGACCAAAGCTTTGCTGTCCCTACTAGTGCAAATTTGAGACGTAAATGCACCTACGTCGTCAGAATCCACTATATTATCCTCAGAacaaaaagggcaaaaaaataGCTAGGTACTCGTATTTGTAGTACAGTGCTACACTACTGATTGCAAGCAGTGGCAATGGAAAGGGAGAAGATGCCTTTACGGCGATTGGTTGGTCACTGGCAGAAAGCAGCTGCAGGATTCGGCGAaattcttttcccctcttttttttttctttttcttttttcatgcaTCCGGTGACCAAACTGCTCCTACATCTATAGTAGGTATCAGCTCCCAGCCCAGAACAACAAGCATACGGTACGGTAGGCGCTGGATTAACGAATTGACGAAGGAATCTATGCCTGGATTTCTTTTGGGACACCGCGGACCGCACACTGTTCCTGTCAGTGATTCTTTCCGGTTTCCCTCCACTACTGCTACCAGGATGCTAGTACTAGTATAAAGTTAAATATACAGCAGTAGCACAATGACCGTGTTTAGTTGGtgtgtaaatttttttaaagtatacagacacatatttaaagtttaaaatatattaataataaaataaattatagatttcgctAAACTGTgcgacgaatttattaagcataattaatttattattagcaaatgtttattgtagcatcacattgtcaaatcatagcgtaattagacttaaaagattcgtctcgtaatttacatgtaaactgtgcaattggttttttcatccatatttaatgctccacacatgtatccaaacatttgtTGTAACGAAATATTTGGAATtttaaagggaactaaacactgccaatattgcatatatatatactctcgtCTACTAGTACTGTAGTTACGTCTGAACCATTCGGTTGGTATATGTGTACCGATGTACTAGTAGTACGTGAGATGCAACGTGAAATTGTTTTGCTCTCTCTTCCTCTGTACTAGGAGGAGCTCGTAGATCCAAAttatttcaagttttcaacgCGAGacagaaaatgttactattactgaggaaaaaaaggaaaaaaaagagcaggCATCAAGGCTGCCGCGAAGAGAGGGAAATTCGGACAGTCTGGCACTGGGCTGGCGCGACCAGGTCTCGCGGGGCCCACCCGCTCCAACCACACCGGAGAGCCGACCGGATCACCCCTGCCGGATCCGCTCCGCCCACATCTGACGCCGTTTGCGCACGCGCCGTCTCTATCCTCCCGTAGCGTCGGGGTTGATCCGATCGCTTTGCCGTCGTTGTTCATTAACTGAACTCAGCTGACTTTTTTCCGCCGTCCGATTGCTCCGCCCCCGTGATTGATCTGACGGTTGCTGTTGACCCGCCGCCGTAGGGCTCCATTGCCCATTTGCCATGGAAGAAGCATCCTGTTTAGTACTgcctccctcccaaaataaATCTAACCATTAGTTTCCTTATCCAAttttaatcattcatcttatttatcTATAGTTAGTATTTTTGTTACTATTAGGTTatgaaacatgaataatacttcatgtgtaacttatattttttactccctccattacaaattgatctacatattatttttttagattattcataaatgatctacatatttgtgttcattcattaagtaataagtatatttattatttgtgcattggagtaaatagacattgatgcatacatccatgcacacaagtatttataacccacatgcaatatcttgatttgctattggctaggaaatagtggggatgatgcatgcatcgagtttgttgcttgagtaaatatagtatgagagagttattagcttttcttggtcttgatgtacctatgaaatatgtagatcaatttggaatggagggagtattttttaaaaaaaaattaaataagacgatgatcaaagttggacataAAAACTTATGGCTATGCTTActtttggacggagagagtagtactaCTCTGTatgtcttcattttttttagataatagaataaaagatcccggcctttgctcatcagagctacagccaattattataaaagtaacaCCCAAACACTGAGTGTAGTTTaaatgaattaaacacacccaacaaaataaaagatcaaACTAAGAAAAGGAGAGcacatttattcaagtctatttgtgaatctccatccatagtttgCAAGGAGTTACATGACCGTTGTCTCAAGCCTACGacatgcaaccttcataagCTCTCGATCATCTTCACACATTTGCAGCTGTGCCCAAAATCGGAGcaaatatgttgccctgaaaattacctgcatatatgagatagatggtgatttgtcaaaaaccatatcattcctaGTCAACCACATAgcccaacatatggcagaagctcctacaagtatgagtttactcttcttcttgtctacCCCTAAGagccaaccatcaaacatattagatatggtagtaggaaggtataaaccaagagagaactgtactgctctccaaacaaattttgcataatgacactctataaaaagatgttgaatagtctcatttttcatacaaaaataacatcttaaactgccattccaatttctcttgccaaattatccttggttagcacaacccctttaagcaagtaccacataaaaatcttaatcttaagtggcatcttaagcttccaaataatcTTGTTTCTCTCAAcataaccattattaattaaatctaGATACATCAACCTAACAGAAAATATtccattctgatgataattccatctaaagcTATCAGATGATTGATTTAATTGAATATgtacaatagaagcacacaattcatgccaatatGCAAGATTCTGTCCAACTAATGATCTCCTAAAGGAAACATTGAGTGGAACAGATCTCATAACATTAGCAATAGTAGAACTTTTCCTTCGGACAATAGagtataaagatggatatttgtCTTTAAAAGCCAGGTTtcctagccatttatcttccTAGAACCTTATTTGTTTCCCATTATTTACAATTCAAGAACCCATATCTAAGAAGGTATCTTTGACCTTCATGAGACCTGACCAAAAATGATAATCGCCATGTTTCTTATTAACTTGGGTTATAGATtgattgtagagatattttCTCTTCAATAGATTTTGCCATACACCTTCCTCGTTAATCAACTTAAAAACCACTTACTCAAGAGACACTTGTTTTGTATTTCCAAGTTATGAACCCCTAAACCTCCTTGATCCTTAAGTTGACAAATGATATCCTATCTAGTAAGTCTATACTTTTTTTATggtcatccccttgccaaaagaaccatgatctataataatcaactttttgaagaacccctttcggtatctcaaaaaaagatatcataaacatagctaaactTGAAAGTACAGAGTTAATCAAAACCAGTCTACCCCCAACAGATAAATAttttcctttccaactactaagtttttttctcaattcttttcTCAATCATTTTCCAATCTCTATTATTCAGTTTTCTAACATGCATTGGTATACCAAGATATTTAACAGGGAGAGAGCCAAACTTACAACCAAAGATGTTAGAATACTCATCATAATATTTCTTTgcctgaccaaaacaaaataattcactcctatgaaaatttattttcaagccaGACAACTTTTCAAACacagataaaatcaatttaagATTCTTCGCTTGTTGTAAGTCATATTCCAAAAAAATGATGGTATCATTTGCATACTGTAAAATAGATAAACCATCATCCACTAGGTGAGGGACTACCCCATTCAATGAACCAGCATCTTTAGCCCTCTTAATTAATAAAGTAAGCATATCTgctactatattaaaaagaacTGGAGATAAATGATCTCCTTGCCTTAGACCTTTGtaagtttaaaaattattaCCGGTCTGATCATTTACTCTAATACCAACATGTCCCCCTTGAATAAAAGAAGTTATCCACTCACACCATTTAGGAGAAAAACCTTTCATTCTGAGCGTCTGTTATACAAAAGACCATTTAACCTTGTCATAAGCTTTTTCAAAATCGATCTTAAAAATCACAGTACTTTTATTTTTGCGATGTAATTCATGCATAGTTTCATGCAAAATAACAACACCTTCCATAATATTTCTCCCAGGTATAAAAGCAGTTTGAGTAGGGCTAATCACCTTTTGAGCAACACTCATTATTCTATTCGTAGCAACTTTGGTAAAGATCTTAAAACTAACATTAAGTAAGCAGATAGgcctatattgttgaattttcaTGGCCTCAGCACACTTAAGCAAAAGAATAATAGTACCAAAGTTAAGGGAGAATAAAGGCAAAGTACCATTATGAAAATCTCTGAAAAGATCCAACATATCATCCTTAATGACATCCCAAAAGACCTGATAAAACTCAGCAGAAAATCCATCAGGACCCGGAGCTTTATTATGTTCCATTTGGAAAATAGCCTTTTTAATTTCCTTTTCAGTGAATTCTTGTATTAAAGCTTCATTCTCTAATTGAGATACTTATGGGATGTCCacaaaattattttcatcaaactGGAGATCAGAATCATCAGGAGGACTAAAGAGGCCTTTATAATAAGTGGTAATATGCGATTTTAGATTTGCATCACCATTTATCAATTGATCCCCATCTTGAAGTTGAAAAATTCTGGTCTTTCTATGTTTGCCATTAGCAACCAAATGAAAATACTTTGTATTTAAATCACCCTCCAAAATATCCTTAGTTTTATCCCTTTGATACCacttaatttcttcttctctcataagagtagataatctattcctacaAAGCCATCTAAAATCAATTTCCTCCTGAGTTAGAAGAACAGATTCAGCCTTTTTATCGAACAAATTCAACCTATTCaaaatctccttttttttttctttttttatacataCCACTCTGTATGTCTTCatagaggagaaaaagaaggcTTTGTTGACGATGAGTGAATGAAATATGAATGAGTGAGCCGTATATCTTCATACTCCTACATTGGATCCACCATTCCAACTTGGCGAATGGCAAATTGGCAAGTTGGGAAGGCAGCATAGAATGTGCATCATTTAGCGGCCAAAGCGTCCATCTGGGACACAGCGGGATCGTCATGTGTGACGTCCAAGCTTCGCTTAGTCCCCCATCATTAACGTACGGTCAGGGCATTCAAGGACCGGAAACGAGAGAGAAGAACACAAGGGGTTAGTAACCAAAAGAGTAATACTACTCCAGTATACAACCAAACTGTCTTCGCAGCCATACGATACGAAGCCAATTTAAGACTGGAAGCTGGGCAGAAAGTTATGGGCGTTAAATTGAGCTCAACTTGACGACGTACACCTTCGACTAAACTGGACATCCGGCTGTGGAAAACACAAGAAATGGACGTGGAAGAGTCCGGGTTTTGGACGAGCGACTCCACTGTAAAAATCCATCTCGCGGCTGTGCAACCAGAAGCTAGAAATCAGTCCACTGGTAATCATGAACCTGGATTCTTCCTAGCTAGTGCTCAAATATTCCCATCCTCAACGGCGTTTACCAACGATCTCTTCCAGATTCACGTAATCACGTGCCTTCGACTCAGTAATAccagtactactccctccgtactagtaaagaaagtcgtttagaaccATATTTAAATCAaatcttgggaatataaatcataaataactttcgagttgttgagtttgaaaatataaaaattatatgaatagatttgttttgaaaaatactttcataaaagtatacatatatcacttttcaataaatatttttatagaaaccagaagttaaagttgtgttttaaagaccgtgtcgctgttctaaacgacttcctttacgagtactgATGGAGTACTATACAGTAAATCCATTCTTTCTTGTCCATTTTTGTTTCTGTTATTCAGTAAAGCTCCACTATTACCAAGATGACACGGAAATCATAAAGTAGGACTAGTGGTAGTTGGACTAGTTGGAGCAATAAGCAAGCCGTATATAGTAACTAATGTTAGTAGGAGTTGGATGCAATATACACTACAGGAAGGACAGTACTAGTATACTATTGCACGGATGACATAAATCACACAGATCACGCCAATGGTCGTAGCACAAAAGTGGTAGAACAAGCGATAGTGGAAGCTTTACAGCCATACTGCCTCACCTCTCTGAGATGAATCCCGTAAAGATATTGGATGCTAGGGACCATGCATCGCTCTCTACGCTTGTTAGGCTCATTTCTATAGACTATAAGTTGTATCCCCATTTGGTAGGGAGAAAGGGAATTTCGGATGGTTGTTATCCTTATCGGAAGATTTCCTGTGGAGTACTATTGGAACCCCAtggttttattttctgaattccTATGTAATGGACCATTCCAAATGGATTATGGTGGAAATTTCAGTGATGATATACATCATATGAAACACCATGCTTCTTGCAACCTAAGTTTTCCTTCTGTCGCATCCAATTCCAAACACTTTCTTGTTACAGCTTCATCGCTTTTTTCATATtagcatactccctccggttctttTTGTTTTGACGTTGGCTAGATTACTGCatttttcctgttcctggcctTGTAGTTTCCTGCAGTACAGAAAGGCTCTGAATGGTTTCTCTCCCCTTCAAGTAATTGAGAGAGACACGTTTATCTTTGCCTCAAGTGATTGACAATGCTTTCTTAGGAACAAAAAAATCTGGCGAAGTAAACACTTTACCTACTTCCTAGTTCCTACTACTGCAGAAAGGAGCAAGAACATAAGGATATTCATATTCTATATACATTTTAGAAAGAAGTTGCAATTTCAACAAAAGTTTTTTTATTGCATTTTGCCAAGATGTAGCATCCCAATGGTGAAGCGATAAAGGTCTCGCCTAACTTAGATTTATTTTGGCAGGCAGTTTATAGAATCTTTGGTTCAGAATAAGACAGCTTCTGAGATAAGCCATGCCATTGTTTGGCAAGAAATAGATTATACAAaggaaaaagttccaaaagatAATCTAGTGCTCTCTCTTGAGAAAAGTCTCACTTTTACGGACCAAAGGAAAGTCACCATCCAATCACATGTGGCTTGTTCCAGTAAGCTATCTGAAGATTCTCACCGAAACACCAGCAAAAGGAATTTTTATAAATTACACAGAGCTTTCAATCAGGaatttcccccctttttttttaaaaaaaaagaggacagCATTCGAGAAATTTGCTCAAAGTATGCGGCAAATCAAGTATATCCTTCAGCTGTAATGTCTTTTTCCAAAGgccaaaacgaaaaaaaaggacTATCTCTGATCAGCTGTGTGGTGTCAATGACCTTGTTGCTTCTTTTTCCAACGCCTATATCTCAGACTATTTTGGGTTCGTTGCATTTGTTCGCTAGCTGTTCATGGAATACATATTAAACCGTAAGGGCTGCAAAGAAAAAATTGCATCACCAACTGCGAAGAGAACCAGCTCCTTGCCATTGGATGGTATGGTAGACCGAGATggctttgatttttcttttggagCGCAGTACGCGGTCTTGTGCTGTAACTGTAAACAATCGAGCCCCATGTGCACGGCTTTGCGTCGATCTAGGCCATCCGTTCCACGATCCATGGCTAGGAACGAACGCTTCGTCAGTCTCGCGTGCTCGCATATTCTACTCCTGCAAAATTTCCCATCCAGATTCGTTGCACCGAATTGACCACCAATAGCATATCTGGCGAGCCTGAATTCAGTGCATCAAATCATCAAATGGGTCATTGAGTGTAAGGCAAGGGTAGCACTCTCGTGTGTTTATCGCTTCCTCTTGTTTCTGTCCTCACCACAAGTGATTCTCTTTGCCACAATCCTCGGTTCCTCATGAAGGCTGGACACAAATTAGTTGGCAAAATACAGAAGGCTGGACACAGAGACACACCAGCACGAGTGTGAAATGAACAGGCTTCCGGGCTTTAGGGGTCCCTGAAAGTACAGGTGCAACTTTATTGACCAGTGTGACCAGGAAAGGGCAATCTTCTAGGCCCATTTGGGCCACCCCTCTCTCAATCATTTGGGCTGTCCATCTGAACCATCTATTCAAGCAGTCCCTGGCTGAAAGCTTTCCATCACAAAGAAGGGGCGAAAACCATCAGAAAAACTCGAAACTTTCTGCTGTTGAGGCACCGACAGGCCAGAAACAATAGTCATGGAGGTGGACTTAAAAGTGTATTTTAGCAGTTCCAACAGACACATCACCATGTTGCCAACTCGGCAACTCAATACACCAGACGATGAACACCGGGTTTAGTCCCCACGAATTACAGGTGCGGTTCATGATAGGTTCAATCAAAATGTTTTAGCTGCCAGAATCCTGCAGGCATTGCGCGGCTACAGAGCTGAAGGATACTTCTTAGCCTGCTGACGAACGCGTTTCCTGTACTCCTCCATGTCCTGCAAATGACAGCCAATGGGACAGAAGAACATGTTTGTTAAGCGCACGGCCAATTCAGAGTTAAGGAATTTTGTCTCTACTTTGTTTTGCATTTTTATGGAAGTGCATGTCATAACTAAACCTTCCTATAAAGCTCATAGCTTATATTCTGTGCAGCAGAGTTAGGGTTTGGATCATCAAACAATTCCTGGATGCCTATAAGAATTTGCCTCACTGTAATTGAAGGTTTCCATGCctgaaaaaataaatcatgGATCAGGGAGGATAATATGATGGTGTATACATGTTGAAAAGAACATATTCACTCAGTTTCAGCTTACGGTACTCAAGATTGATAGGCATACTGCCCCAGAGTCATAGACATTGATGTGGAAGAAACCCGATGGGAACTTGCAGGAAGGAGCGTTGGTTGGATAGTCTTCAGTGAATTGCATAGTAAGTGGGAAATATCCACCCTCCCAATCAGTCTGTAGGAAGAAAATAACTTTAACACATAATCTTACTTTATGGCACGATAGTTATAGAAACATAATCTTATTTCATGCCAGAGTCATTTTGGAAATCAATGGAGAGTGAGCAGAGTACCAAATTTTGCTGTAGAGGAATAACATAAGACTAcactatatatatgcacaagCCAATAATTCATAAGATAACAAAACAGTGGCATATAATAGGTACTAACAAGACAAGAATTCATCAGTATGTGAAATTTTATTTTGCACAAACTCTTATGGTATcgaaaaaaaagtagtagtgTTTGATGCCCTCATAGAGGAATAAGAGGAGTAACCAGTACCTTGACAGGCTAAAGCTTTAGAGAGGGAAACAATCCAGCATTAGTTAAGGTTATTGCATAAGTGAAATGAACAGATTGGCAAGTTTATGGCAATAACTATTGAACTATGAACCAGTAAAAGTAGAGATTGCGGAAAAACTACGGCAGAAGACTAATTACTGTAGCATACCGTCATTTCCTTTCAGTAAGCTATTATCATATTGTTGACAGAAGAAAAACATCCTAAATAGGAGTAGTATATTTAAAAGAAATAGTGAAAGGACACTTTTCTAATCTTTCTTAAAAATGTCAATGGCTCAGGAAAACTCCTTTGGCCCAGCTATTCCACAGGGCAATAATATTCAGAAACAATATAGATTTGCAGGTTCGGACTACTGTTCATCCCGTAATGCTTCTCATCCATAAGGAGCCATAGTTACCATCAGGTCAGATCATTTGATATGATAAGGCCTGACTTCTTCATTGTGTTTAACGTCTATTGAGAACAAATTATGCAGACCAAATAGTGCAAGGAGCAAACGTTGCCAAGCAGTACCAATAGAAGTGCCAGTTACCTGACTTAAAGATGTATATGCTTTCATATGAACTAGATATAGATGAGTTTCCTCAAGGGTCTAGAACATATTATGCCAATTTAGAGGATCCAACGACCACCAACGTCCAGAGCAAGAATCGAACGGTCCTTGTTTCTTTGATGACGTGGCACATTAATTTTGCAAGAAAGATTAGTtctttcactactttagatAATTTTTGGCTTGTTTATTTCAGATACAGAGGTCTGCTGCCAGACGAAAGATAACACCTATTGAGATTAAATGTGACAAAATGGATAATTTGGAACCTTTCAACTGTTATAATGAGATTTATCCATTTCCGAGCCATTTGTCTTAGATCTTGATGTAACACCACAAGTTAAATCAAATGAAATGAAAGTGACAAATGGCCCACTATAGCTATGGCCTAGAGTTTATCTGGTAACATCAGAAATATTCAGAATACAGTGTATTGTTAAACAAATAATAGCACTGCATTAAGCAACCAACGGAGCAAGAGAGCATGCAGATTCATTCAAGCGTCCAGGACCAGGTCCTGTAAAGTGTAAACTCTACTTATATCAAATCACACGGTTGCGTTACAAGAGGGCCAGAGGGGCATAAATCAGTTTACAGCTTTGCATGATAGTAGCAATGGTTGCAAAACCCTTGCAGCAATTCCAAAACCCACTATGCCGGTGATTTCCCTATTCCCGAGTGGCTAGATAAACCAGTACAGATTACAGACTACTCGATCGTGGGCATATCTTAGTATTCAACTCAAGAATCGAACTGACCACTAAATATAGATCAAACCAAAATTA is part of the Oryza glaberrima chromosome 4, OglaRS2, whole genome shotgun sequence genome and encodes:
- the LOC127769839 gene encoding SUMO-conjugating enzyme SCE1-like, which encodes MASGGGIARARLAEERKAWRKNHPHGFVAKPETLPDGSVNLMVWRCIIPGKEGTDWEGGYFPLTMQFTEDYPTNAPSCKFPSGFFHINVYDSGAVCLSILSTAWKPSITVRQILIGIQELFDDPNPNSAAQNISYELYRKDMEEYRKRVRQQAKKYPSAL